In a genomic window of uncultured Flavobacterium sp.:
- a CDS encoding acyl-CoA thioesterase, with protein MEKVLKTKRKVRFQDCDPFNHLNNSKYLEYFLNTREDQIAEHYDLDVFKYMHTTGLSWVVASNQISYIKPAFTMETVLIESQLIQYTDNLLLVEMKMWNENETELKAILWIKFIPYNVQTKKAANHSDDLMKLFQSVVVPINQSIFENRYLETIQNLKARTHA; from the coding sequence ATGGAAAAAGTATTAAAAACAAAAAGAAAAGTCAGATTTCAGGATTGTGATCCTTTTAATCATTTAAACAACTCCAAGTATTTAGAATATTTCCTTAATACGCGCGAAGATCAAATTGCAGAACATTATGATCTTGATGTGTTTAAATACATGCATACAACCGGACTTAGTTGGGTTGTTGCCTCGAATCAAATCAGTTATATAAAACCGGCTTTTACAATGGAAACCGTATTAATTGAGTCGCAATTGATTCAATATACTGATAATCTTTTGCTGGTTGAAATGAAAATGTGGAATGAAAACGAAACTGAATTAAAGGCTATTTTATGGATAAAGTTTATTCCGTATAATGTTCAGACAAAAAAAGCGGCAAATCATTCTGATGATTTAATGAAACTCTTTCAATCTGTTGTTGTTCCAATAAATCAATCCATTTTTGAAAATAGATATTTAGAAACTATTCAAAATTTAAAAGCCAGAACTCATGCCTAA
- a CDS encoding TetR family transcriptional regulator, with amino-acid sequence MNTSDFILDKVAPIFNKQGYIGTSLTDITKATGLTKGAIYCNFSNKEDLALQSFQLNISIAIIPLFKIVASTEGSLNKLYAITEYQRNYYDLVKDRGGCPMLRVGVDTKFNNPLLFEAAQNLSQKFTLGLTTILNDGIINNEIQPNTDAVKYSKIILSLIEGSSLLAFTHNDQSYINNAMDFIDNTLIESIRK; translated from the coding sequence ATGAATACTTCCGATTTTATACTGGATAAAGTGGCGCCTATTTTCAATAAACAAGGATATATTGGAACTAGTTTAACAGATATAACAAAAGCAACCGGTCTTACAAAAGGGGCTATTTATTGTAATTTTTCTAATAAAGAAGATTTAGCATTACAGTCATTTCAACTCAATATAAGCATCGCAATAATACCTTTATTCAAAATTGTTGCCAGTACAGAAGGATCTCTAAATAAATTATATGCTATAACAGAATACCAGCGAAACTATTATGATTTAGTCAAAGACAGAGGCGGATGTCCAATGTTGCGTGTTGGTGTTGATACCAAATTTAATAATCCGTTACTATTTGAAGCGGCGCAAAATTTATCTCAAAAATTTACTTTAGGATTAACTACTATTCTTAACGATGGTATTATTAATAATGAAATTCAACCTAATACAGATGCTGTCAAATATTCAAAAATAATTTTATCGCTTATCGAAGGAAGTTCGCTTCTTGCTTTTACTCATAATGACCAAAGCTATATAAACAACGCGATGGATTTTATAGATAATACATTAATTGAAAGCATTAGGAAGTAG
- a CDS encoding GNAT family N-acetyltransferase, with product MKLELPPIDFSGKVFSLPNSIPNKTILFPDNQIPEELLDFTIEIANVNHVFWVKEICDTTLSSALARGTGISGRSPESLESKIKNGEAVIAFAPDGSWAGFSFISSWENDKYVSNSGLIVAPQFRHTGLAKRIKRKIFELSRQKYPEASIFSLTTGLAVMKMNHELGFEPVTYSELPNDEVFWENCKSCVNCPILMSKQRKNCLCTAMLYNPKNK from the coding sequence ATGAAACTCGAACTTCCCCCCATAGATTTTTCAGGCAAAGTTTTTTCATTGCCTAATTCAATTCCGAATAAAACAATTTTATTTCCGGACAATCAAATTCCCGAAGAATTACTCGATTTTACGATTGAGATTGCAAACGTAAATCATGTTTTTTGGGTAAAAGAAATTTGCGACACAACATTATCTTCTGCTTTAGCGCGGGGAACAGGAATCTCCGGTCGTTCTCCCGAATCACTCGAATCAAAAATAAAAAATGGTGAAGCCGTTATTGCTTTTGCGCCAGACGGATCTTGGGCAGGATTCTCGTTTATTTCTTCTTGGGAAAATGACAAATATGTTTCAAATTCCGGATTAATAGTCGCGCCACAATTCAGACATACAGGACTTGCAAAAAGAATTAAAAGAAAAATTTTCGAATTAAGCCGTCAAAAATATCCCGAAGCAAGCATCTTCAGTTTAACCACAGGATTGGCAGTTATGAAAATGAATCACGAACTTGGTTTTGAACCCGTTACTTATTCAGAATTGCCAAATGATGAGGTTTTCTGGGAAAATTGCAAATCATGCGTCAATTGCCCAATTTTGATGAGCAAACAAAGAAAAAACTGTTTGTGCACAGCGATGTTATATAATCCTAAAAATAAATAA
- a CDS encoding isochorismatase family protein has translation MKILPSNSTLLVIDVQEKLLPKIYENQDVMKNVIWAIDLAKTIGIPMVLTEHSPEKIGTTPEIIREKFEENDIVTKTYFSAVREGNLLEHIQKERKQIIVAGTEAHICVQQTVLDFLELGYKVFILDSAVGTRNPIDKERALQRMQQNGAEIITKDMLAFEWLEKAETELFKIVLNTFIK, from the coding sequence ATGAAGATTTTACCATCAAATTCTACGTTGCTTGTCATTGATGTACAGGAAAAATTATTACCAAAGATTTATGAAAATCAAGACGTAATGAAAAATGTAATCTGGGCAATTGATTTGGCTAAAACAATTGGTATTCCAATGGTTTTAACGGAACATTCTCCGGAAAAAATTGGAACTACACCAGAGATAATCAGAGAAAAATTTGAAGAAAATGATATTGTAACAAAGACTTATTTTTCGGCAGTTCGCGAAGGAAATCTTCTGGAACATATTCAAAAAGAAAGAAAACAAATTATTGTCGCAGGAACCGAAGCTCATATTTGCGTACAACAAACGGTTTTGGATTTTCTGGAATTAGGGTATAAAGTTTTTATATTGGATTCGGCTGTGGGAACCCGAAATCCAATTGATAAAGAAAGAGCATTACAAAGAATGCAGCAAAATGGCGCCGAAATAATTACCAAAGATATGCTTGCGTTTGAATGGCTGGAAAAAGCAGAAACGGAACTTTTTAAGATTGTGCTTAATACGTTTATTAAATAG
- a CDS encoding alpha/beta hydrolase, with the protein MTKSKSIILIHGNFVNDLTWAKWKTHYEQKGYTVYTPANPGHEGVPADLRNQVHPALTRTGFIDVINNLLELIKTLPEKPLVIGHSMAGMAVMKLLELEKVSAAVSIDGAPPKNVFPPLSTLKAALPAFGFFSSKKYFLGSRDWYDKNFFNTLPESERAKAYDAVAVPESFKVNRELVLNSFSNIDFKKPHQPILFIGGGSDNIFSPALTTTLANKYSDKNSRVDLKIFQGKSHFICGEKGWESVADYILDWYEGL; encoded by the coding sequence ATGACAAAATCAAAATCCATAATTCTTATTCACGGAAATTTTGTAAACGACCTCACTTGGGCAAAATGGAAAACGCATTATGAACAAAAAGGGTACACGGTTTACACACCAGCTAATCCGGGACACGAAGGAGTTCCGGCAGATTTAAGAAATCAGGTTCATCCTGCACTTACCAGAACAGGATTTATAGATGTGATAAATAATCTTCTGGAGCTAATTAAAACCTTGCCGGAAAAACCATTAGTTATAGGACATTCTATGGCAGGAATGGCAGTAATGAAATTGCTTGAACTAGAGAAAGTTTCCGCAGCAGTAAGTATCGACGGCGCACCGCCAAAGAATGTATTTCCTCCGTTATCGACTTTAAAAGCAGCACTTCCTGCATTTGGTTTTTTTTCCAGCAAAAAGTATTTTTTGGGTAGCCGCGATTGGTACGATAAAAACTTTTTCAACACATTGCCGGAATCCGAAAGAGCAAAAGCTTATGATGCCGTTGCAGTGCCGGAAAGTTTTAAAGTAAACAGAGAATTGGTATTAAACTCTTTTTCTAACATTGATTTTAAAAAACCACATCAGCCCATTTTATTTATTGGCGGCGGAAGTGATAATATATTTTCGCCTGCGCTTACAACCACTTTAGCAAATAAATATTCAGATAAAAATAGTCGTGTCGATTTGAAGATCTTTCAAGGAAAAAGCCACTTTATTTGTGGTGAAAAAGGTTGGGAATCCGTTGCAGATTATATTTTAGATTGGTACGAAGGATTATAA
- a CDS encoding alpha/beta hydrolase, with protein MSKFTVKDGTEIYYKDLGTGQPIFFHHGWPLSADDWDAQIFFFLEQGYRVIAHDRRGHGRSTQTATGNEMDTYAADVDELTTFLGLKDVIHVGHSTGGGEAIHYAAKYGKNKVSKVVLISAVTPYMIVDDNNPNGVPLAVFDDIRFNTANNRHQFYIDITFPFYGYNREGADIKKGIQDNWWRQGMNGGIKAHYDCIKAFSETNFTEDLKSVDFPVLILHGEDDQIVPYATTALSAIKLLKHGKIITYPGLPHGMPTTHADTINADLLAFIKS; from the coding sequence ATGAGCAAGTTTACAGTAAAAGACGGAACAGAGATTTATTACAAAGATTTGGGAACAGGACAGCCAATTTTTTTTCATCACGGTTGGCCATTGTCTGCAGACGATTGGGATGCACAAATATTTTTTTTCTTAGAGCAGGGATATAGAGTAATTGCTCACGACAGACGCGGACACGGCAGATCGACACAAACTGCGACAGGAAATGAAATGGATACTTATGCTGCTGATGTTGATGAATTGACAACATTTTTGGGCTTAAAAGATGTAATACACGTTGGACATTCAACCGGAGGCGGAGAAGCGATACATTATGCAGCAAAATACGGAAAAAACAAAGTTTCGAAAGTTGTACTTATAAGTGCCGTAACGCCTTATATGATTGTTGATGACAATAATCCAAACGGAGTTCCATTGGCGGTTTTTGACGATATTCGTTTTAATACAGCTAATAACAGACACCAATTTTATATCGACATAACATTTCCGTTTTACGGATATAATAGAGAAGGAGCCGATATCAAAAAAGGGATTCAGGACAATTGGTGGCGTCAAGGAATGAATGGCGGAATTAAAGCGCATTATGATTGTATAAAAGCTTTTTCGGAAACTAATTTTACCGAAGATCTTAAAAGCGTTGACTTTCCTGTGTTGATATTGCACGGAGAAGACGATCAGATTGTTCCGTATGCAACGACAGCTTTGAGCGCAATCAAGCTTTTAAAACACGGAAAAATCATTACTTATCCTGGTTTACCGCACGGAATGCCAACAACTCATGCAGATACAATCAACGCAGATTTATTAGCATTTATTAAATCTTAG
- a CDS encoding sigma-70 family RNA polymerase sigma factor yields the protein MDNRKFILSLKKGNEASFKEAYLNYYDKLINIARRFNFTVLTPQDFVQETFLRLYNKRELLNEDVLFDKQLFTICKNIIINHVNRENKIIQLDTFHGQAEEEDTETEVFEERQEILYNFINLLPEQQQKIYTLHKLENLSYKEIAAMTELSEKTIANHIYLASKFIRKKIENH from the coding sequence ATGGACAATAGAAAGTTTATATTAAGTTTAAAAAAAGGTAATGAAGCTTCTTTCAAGGAAGCTTACCTTAATTACTATGATAAACTGATCAACATTGCCAGACGATTTAACTTCACAGTTCTTACTCCGCAGGATTTTGTTCAGGAAACTTTTTTAAGACTTTATAATAAAAGAGAATTACTTAACGAAGACGTTTTGTTTGACAAACAATTGTTCACGATTTGCAAGAACATTATCATCAATCACGTCAATCGAGAGAACAAAATCATTCAGCTTGATACTTTTCACGGTCAAGCCGAAGAAGAAGACACAGAAACCGAAGTTTTTGAAGAAAGACAAGAAATATTATATAATTTCATAAATCTTCTTCCGGAGCAACAGCAAAAAATATATACACTACATAAACTGGAAAACCTTAGCTATAAGGAGATTGCAGCAATGACAGAACTTTCTGAAAAGACAATTGCCAATCATATTTATCTCGCCAGTAAATTTATTCGAAAAAAAATCGAAAACCATTAG